One genomic window of Mus pahari chromosome 23, PAHARI_EIJ_v1.1, whole genome shotgun sequence includes the following:
- the Aimp2 gene encoding aminoacyl tRNA synthase complex-interacting multifunctional protein 2 isoform X1: MPMYQVKPYHGGSAPLRVELPTCMYRLPNVHGKTTSPATDAGHVQETSEPSLQALESRQDDILKRLYELKAAVDGLSKMIHTPDADLDVTNILQADEPTTLATNALDLNSVLGKDYGALKDIVINANPASPPLSLLVLHRLLCERYRVLSTVHTHSSVKNVPENLVKCFGEQARKQPRHEYQLGFTLIWKNVPKTQMKFSVQTMCPIEGEGNIARFLFSLFGQKHNAVNLTLIDSWVDIAMFQLREGSSKEKAAVFRSMNSALGRSPWLVGNELTVADVVLWSVLQQTGGSSGAAPTNVQRWLKSCENLAPFSTALQLLK; the protein is encoded by the exons ATGCCGATGTACCAGGTAAAGCCCTATCATGGAGGCAGCGCACCTCTGCGTGTAGAGCTTCCCACCTGCATGTACCGGCTCCCCAACGTGCACGGCAAGACCACCAGCCCCGCCACCGACGCGGGCCACGTGCAG GAAACATCCGAGCCATCTTTGCAAGCCCTTGAATCTCGCcaagatgatattttaaaacGCTTATATGAGTTGAAGGCAGCGGTCGATGGCCTTTCAAAGATGATTCACACCCCAGATGCGGACTTGGATGTAACCAACATCCTGCAAGCTGACGAGCCCACAACTTTAGCCACAAACGCATTGGACTTGAATTCCGTGCTTGGAAAG GACTACGGGGCGCTGAAAGACATTGTGATCAACGCAAACCCAGCCTCCCCACCGCTGTCCCTGCTTGTGCTGCACAGGCTGCTCTGTGAACGCTACAGAGTCCTGTccactgtgcacacacattcgTCTGTCAAGAATGTACCTGAGAATCTTGTCAAGTGCTTCGGGGAGCAGGCTAGAAAGCAGCCCCGCCACGAGTATCAGCTGGGCTTCACTCTGATTTGGAAGAATG TGCCCAAGACACAGATGAAGTTCAGTGTACAAACCATGTGCCCCATTGAAGGAGAAGGGAACATCGCACGTTTCCTGTTCTCTCTATTTGGCCAGAAGCATAATGCTGTCAACCTCACCCTCATCGATAGCTGGGTGGATATCGCCATGTTTCAGCTGCGAGAAGGCAGCAGTAAAGAAAAAGCTGCCGTGTTCCGCTCTATGAACTCCGCTTTGGGGAGGAGCCCGTGGCTGGTTGGGAATGAGCTCACTGTGGCAGATGTGGTGCTGTGGTCTGTGCTCCAGCAGACTGGGGGCAGCAGTGGGGCAGCGCCTACCAATGTGCAGCGGTGGCTTAAGTCCTGTGAGAACCTGGCCCCCTTCAGCACTGCCCTCCAGCTCCTTAAGTGA
- the Aimp2 gene encoding aminoacyl tRNA synthase complex-interacting multifunctional protein 2 isoform X2 encodes MPMYQETSEPSLQALESRQDDILKRLYELKAAVDGLSKMIHTPDADLDVTNILQADEPTTLATNALDLNSVLGKDYGALKDIVINANPASPPLSLLVLHRLLCERYRVLSTVHTHSSVKNVPENLVKCFGEQARKQPRHEYQLGFTLIWKNVPKTQMKFSVQTMCPIEGEGNIARFLFSLFGQKHNAVNLTLIDSWVDIAMFQLREGSSKEKAAVFRSMNSALGRSPWLVGNELTVADVVLWSVLQQTGGSSGAAPTNVQRWLKSCENLAPFSTALQLLK; translated from the exons ATGCCGATGTACCAG GAAACATCCGAGCCATCTTTGCAAGCCCTTGAATCTCGCcaagatgatattttaaaacGCTTATATGAGTTGAAGGCAGCGGTCGATGGCCTTTCAAAGATGATTCACACCCCAGATGCGGACTTGGATGTAACCAACATCCTGCAAGCTGACGAGCCCACAACTTTAGCCACAAACGCATTGGACTTGAATTCCGTGCTTGGAAAG GACTACGGGGCGCTGAAAGACATTGTGATCAACGCAAACCCAGCCTCCCCACCGCTGTCCCTGCTTGTGCTGCACAGGCTGCTCTGTGAACGCTACAGAGTCCTGTccactgtgcacacacattcgTCTGTCAAGAATGTACCTGAGAATCTTGTCAAGTGCTTCGGGGAGCAGGCTAGAAAGCAGCCCCGCCACGAGTATCAGCTGGGCTTCACTCTGATTTGGAAGAATG TGCCCAAGACACAGATGAAGTTCAGTGTACAAACCATGTGCCCCATTGAAGGAGAAGGGAACATCGCACGTTTCCTGTTCTCTCTATTTGGCCAGAAGCATAATGCTGTCAACCTCACCCTCATCGATAGCTGGGTGGATATCGCCATGTTTCAGCTGCGAGAAGGCAGCAGTAAAGAAAAAGCTGCCGTGTTCCGCTCTATGAACTCCGCTTTGGGGAGGAGCCCGTGGCTGGTTGGGAATGAGCTCACTGTGGCAGATGTGGTGCTGTGGTCTGTGCTCCAGCAGACTGGGGGCAGCAGTGGGGCAGCGCCTACCAATGTGCAGCGGTGGCTTAAGTCCTGTGAGAACCTGGCCCCCTTCAGCACTGCCCTCCAGCTCCTTAAGTGA